In Roseibium salinum, a single genomic region encodes these proteins:
- a CDS encoding IclR family transcriptional regulator, with amino-acid sequence MGTISKALEMLNYFSRKRPEIGLSEFVRLTGRDKATVHRHLVELEKNGFLEQHPASRAYRLGPAILRLTGVREASNPVRRILRPIVTGLAEQTGELAHASLLQGNVLSPVFHADPLAHGVQVHFDEAELLPLHATSSGLAVLAFAGPKLRKQILSADLQAFTANTIVDPDTLSMRIEEVRHSGFSYSDRAFDGEVTSQAAPIFDETSEVIGALSVAVPAVRAHEERLRTIATALTAAARSATRSLGGSYPEL; translated from the coding sequence ATGGGTACGATCTCAAAAGCCCTTGAAATGCTGAACTATTTCTCGCGAAAGCGACCGGAAATCGGGCTAAGCGAGTTCGTGCGGCTGACCGGCCGGGACAAGGCGACCGTTCACCGCCACCTGGTCGAGCTGGAGAAGAACGGCTTCCTGGAACAGCACCCGGCAAGCCGCGCCTACCGGCTCGGCCCCGCGATCCTTCGGCTGACCGGCGTACGGGAAGCGAGCAATCCGGTGCGGCGTATCCTCCGGCCCATCGTCACCGGACTTGCCGAGCAAACGGGCGAGCTCGCCCACGCCTCGCTTCTGCAGGGGAACGTGCTGTCTCCGGTCTTTCACGCCGACCCGCTCGCCCATGGCGTCCAGGTGCATTTCGATGAAGCCGAGCTTCTGCCGCTTCATGCCACGTCATCGGGTCTTGCCGTTCTCGCCTTTGCCGGCCCGAAGCTCCGCAAGCAGATCCTGTCGGCCGACCTCCAGGCCTTCACAGCGAACACGATTGTCGATCCGGACACATTGTCCATGCGCATCGAGGAGGTCCGGCATTCGGGTTTCAGCTACTCCGACAGGGCGTTCGACGGCGAGGTCACCTCCCAGGCCGCGCCGATCTTCGATGAGACCAGCGAAGTCATCGGCGCCCTGTCGGTGGCGGTTCCCGCGGTGCGCGCGCACGAAGAACGCCTTCGCACGATCGCAACGGCCCTGACCGCCGCCGCGCGGTCGGCAACCCGGTCACTGGGTGGATCCTACCCGGAATTATGA
- a CDS encoding tripartite tricarboxylate transporter TctB family protein: MNRIKNLQDLFKRYRRPGDLVFAVSFFVLSLFLLVNLPAQTAWVERTSLFAQPAFWPAVAIGVMIVFSALHLLGAVVSERIPGRLAEVLYWARSLEFAIWFMAYVAIVPLLGYLPSTALFCASLAYRMGYRSLRWMGISVLFAVAVALLFKSFLQVKLPVGLLYEWLPVGIRSFVMTYF; encoded by the coding sequence ATGAACCGCATCAAGAATCTCCAGGATCTGTTCAAGCGTTACCGCCGGCCCGGCGACCTTGTCTTTGCGGTGTCATTCTTCGTTCTTTCCCTGTTTCTGCTGGTCAACCTGCCCGCACAGACCGCCTGGGTGGAACGGACAAGCCTCTTCGCACAGCCGGCATTCTGGCCCGCGGTCGCCATCGGCGTCATGATCGTGTTCAGCGCCCTCCATCTCCTGGGCGCTGTTGTATCGGAGCGGATCCCCGGCCGCCTGGCGGAGGTGCTTTACTGGGCGCGTTCGCTCGAGTTCGCCATCTGGTTCATGGCCTATGTCGCCATCGTGCCGCTGCTCGGCTACCTGCCGTCGACGGCTCTGTTCTGCGCCAGCCTTGCCTACCGCATGGGTTATCGCAGCCTGCGCTGGATGGGGATTTCCGTCCTGTTCGCGGTTGCGGTGGCCCTTCTTTTCAAATCCTTCCTGCAGGTCAAGCTGCCGGTCGGTCTTCTGTACGAGTGGCTTCCCGTTGGGATACGCAGCTTCGTCATGACCTATTTCTGA
- a CDS encoding 5-carboxymethyl-2-hydroxymuconate Delta-isomerase: MPHFQIDYSANLEERLDIPGLLAVLRDAAVETGVFPLAGIRVRATACTHWVIADGNPDHAFLDISVRLRGGRTLEVRKAATERIFAAARSYCDQVMKSSSFMLSMEMRDIDPDLSPKDSSIRDHLAGDAS; encoded by the coding sequence GTGCCGCATTTCCAGATCGACTACTCAGCCAATCTCGAAGAGCGCCTGGATATTCCCGGCCTGCTTGCCGTGCTACGCGATGCCGCCGTCGAGACCGGGGTTTTCCCGCTGGCCGGCATTCGCGTTCGCGCGACCGCCTGCACCCACTGGGTGATCGCCGATGGCAACCCTGATCACGCCTTTCTGGACATATCCGTGCGGCTGCGGGGCGGACGCACGCTTGAAGTGCGCAAGGCGGCGACGGAGCGCATCTTTGCCGCCGCGCGCAGCTATTGCGACCAGGTGATGAAGTCCTCTTCCTTCATGCTTTCGATGGAGATGCGCGACATCGATCCGGACCTCAGCCCCAAAGACAGTTCCATTCGCGACCATCTTGCCGGAGACGCCTCATGA
- a CDS encoding tripartite tricarboxylate transporter substrate-binding protein, producing MKKLSVATTAVLAAFGLPATAAAEYPEKPVEFVVPFPPGDLEDILTRMIADEFQATYGVPAAVVNKPGGGGGPFPGAAEVAGAAPDGYTIGSFVIDIPVVGPEVGIPSLNPNPFEPVGIFLTYPFVIAASKDAPYASIEELAAHAKDNDVALGHFGSFLIPTQVTFALAKKRGFDYASEAAFDALDCNTLASGDADVINTTLQLILPCLDQVTVLASIGSERIDLTPDTPTVGELEPELDVSLWNGLFVHKDTPADVREKIAAVAAKAMASEKAKKLSAETGASVYWLGADEAQARIENDTKTLGTVSGLIGN from the coding sequence ATGAAAAAACTCTCAGTGGCAACAACAGCTGTTCTCGCCGCCTTCGGCCTGCCGGCAACAGCGGCGGCCGAGTATCCTGAAAAACCGGTTGAATTCGTCGTGCCGTTTCCTCCGGGCGATCTGGAGGACATCCTGACCCGGATGATCGCGGACGAATTCCAGGCGACCTACGGCGTCCCGGCAGCGGTGGTGAACAAGCCGGGCGGCGGCGGCGGACCGTTTCCGGGCGCGGCGGAAGTCGCCGGCGCCGCACCTGATGGCTACACCATCGGCTCTTTCGTGATCGATATTCCCGTCGTCGGCCCGGAGGTCGGGATTCCGTCGCTCAATCCCAATCCGTTCGAGCCAGTCGGCATCTTCCTGACCTACCCGTTCGTGATCGCCGCCTCCAAGGATGCGCCCTATGCATCGATCGAGGAACTGGCGGCCCATGCCAAGGACAACGATGTCGCCCTCGGTCATTTCGGATCGTTTCTGATCCCCACCCAGGTCACCTTCGCCTTGGCCAAGAAACGCGGTTTCGACTATGCAAGCGAAGCCGCCTTCGACGCGCTGGACTGCAATACGCTGGCCTCGGGCGATGCGGATGTCATCAATACGACCTTGCAGCTTATCCTGCCGTGCCTTGATCAGGTGACCGTCCTGGCTTCGATCGGTTCAGAGCGGATCGATCTGACACCGGATACGCCGACCGTGGGCGAACTGGAGCCCGAGCTCGATGTGTCTCTCTGGAACGGTCTGTTCGTCCACAAGGATACCCCGGCCGACGTTCGCGAGAAGATCGCGGCAGTGGCGGCCAAGGCCATGGCGTCCGAAAAGGCAAAGAAGCTTTCAGCGGAAACCGGAGCGTCGGTCTACTGGCTCGGAGCGGATGAGGCACAGGCCCGGATCGAGAACGACACCAAGACGCTCGGGACCGTTTCCGGCCTGATCGGCAACTGA
- the hpaR gene encoding homoprotocatechuate degradation operon regulator HpaR: MMEKTLSRSESAAKRFGPTSRSLPIALLRTREAIMAPIREMLQESGISEQQWRILRVVDEAGEIEQTAIAQGACLQLPSLTRILRSMEADGFISRRNDEADRRRTLVSVTENGRSLIADHQPRNAEIFKRLEAEFGREKLEQLLDLLEDLQKVRF; the protein is encoded by the coding sequence ATGATGGAGAAAACACTCTCAAGGTCGGAAAGCGCCGCGAAGCGGTTCGGGCCGACGTCCCGGTCCCTGCCGATTGCGCTTTTGCGCACACGGGAGGCGATCATGGCCCCGATCCGGGAGATGCTTCAGGAAAGCGGCATTTCCGAACAGCAGTGGCGGATCCTGCGCGTCGTGGATGAAGCCGGCGAAATCGAGCAGACGGCGATCGCACAGGGGGCCTGTCTCCAACTGCCGAGCCTGACACGCATCCTGCGCTCGATGGAGGCGGACGGCTTCATCAGCCGCAGGAACGACGAGGCCGACCGCCGGCGCACGCTGGTCAGCGTCACCGAAAACGGCCGGTCCCTGATCGCCGATCACCAGCCCCGCAATGCCGAGATCTTCAAGCGGCTGGAAGCGGAATTCGGCCGCGAGAAGCTCGAGCAGCTTCTCGATCTGCTGGAAGACCTGCAGAAGGTACGGTTCTGA
- a CDS encoding aminotransferase class III-fold pyridoxal phosphate-dependent enzyme has translation MHDSNFLKEHNARHLWHPMAHPADSLANPPQIIVGGEGVEIVDIDGHKSVDAVGGLWNVNLGYSCAPVKQAIAEQLDKLPYYSIFRGTTNDAVIELSTMLRDFFEPDGLSRAFFTSGGSDSVEIALRLARQYHKLRGEAGRIKFLSLKKGYHGTHTLGASVNGNANFRSAYEPLMPGCYHILAPYTYRNPFNETDPARLAQLCLAALEDEIRFQDPGTIAAFIMEPILGAGGVIPPHESFMPGVREICSKYGILLIADEVITAFGRTGSWSGSRHWGVKPDLLCCAKAITNGYFPFGAVMISDGVGEVFEKDETGKGSIGSGYTYSGHPVGAAAAIACLAETERLQVKDNAAARGEQLFRGLEALKHKHAVIGDVRGGHGLMCALELVADRETKAPIDKKTIGDVHRTTYENGAMVRVSGNNVILSPPLVLSEAHVDTILNALEAGFASVS, from the coding sequence ATGCACGATTCAAACTTCCTGAAGGAACACAACGCCCGCCACCTGTGGCATCCGATGGCTCATCCGGCGGACAGCCTGGCGAACCCGCCGCAGATCATCGTCGGCGGCGAGGGTGTCGAGATCGTCGACATCGACGGCCACAAGTCGGTCGATGCGGTCGGGGGTCTCTGGAACGTCAATCTCGGCTATTCCTGCGCCCCGGTGAAGCAGGCCATCGCAGAACAGCTCGACAAGCTGCCCTATTATTCCATCTTTCGCGGCACGACCAATGATGCGGTGATCGAGCTCAGCACGATGCTGCGGGATTTTTTCGAGCCGGACGGGCTCTCCCGGGCGTTCTTCACGTCCGGCGGCTCCGACAGCGTCGAAATCGCGCTGCGCCTGGCGCGCCAGTATCACAAGCTGCGCGGCGAAGCCGGCAGGATCAAGTTTCTGAGCCTGAAAAAGGGCTATCACGGCACCCACACGCTGGGTGCGTCGGTCAACGGCAATGCGAATTTCAGATCCGCCTATGAACCGCTCATGCCCGGCTGCTATCACATCCTCGCGCCCTATACCTACCGCAACCCGTTCAATGAAACGGATCCCGCGCGGCTGGCCCAGCTGTGTCTTGCCGCGCTGGAGGACGAAATCAGGTTTCAGGATCCCGGCACCATCGCAGCGTTCATCATGGAGCCGATCCTGGGGGCCGGCGGCGTCATCCCGCCGCACGAGAGCTTCATGCCCGGCGTGCGCGAGATCTGTTCGAAATACGGCATCCTCCTCATCGCGGATGAAGTGATCACCGCCTTCGGGCGCACCGGCAGCTGGTCGGGCTCGCGGCACTGGGGCGTCAAGCCGGATCTCCTGTGCTGCGCCAAGGCCATCACCAACGGCTATTTTCCCTTTGGCGCGGTGATGATCTCCGACGGCGTCGGCGAGGTGTTCGAAAAGGACGAAACCGGCAAGGGCTCCATCGGGTCGGGCTATACCTATTCAGGTCACCCGGTCGGCGCCGCCGCCGCCATCGCCTGCCTGGCGGAAACCGAACGGCTTCAGGTCAAGGACAATGCCGCCGCCCGCGGCGAGCAGTTGTTCCGGGGGCTGGAAGCGTTGAAGCACAAACATGCCGTCATCGGCGACGTTCGCGGCGGCCACGGCCTGATGTGCGCGCTGGAACTCGTTGCCGACCGCGAGACCAAGGCCCCCATCGACAAGAAGACGATCGGCGACGTGCATCGCACGACCTACGAAAACGGAGCGATGGTGCGCGTTTCCGGCAACAACGTCATCCTGTCGCCGCCGCTCGTGCTCTCAGAGGCGCACGTGGACACCATACTGAACGCGCTAGAGGCCGGATTCGCCTCGGTGTCGTGA